A section of the Myxococcus virescens genome encodes:
- a CDS encoding acyltransferase, producing MDLDALRREQHKRRLSWMPWLYFVLKPRHREWADAWQREVQALLRELETVEIAEGCFIAPEARIFAEPGRTISIGPGCSIAADVFLHGPVTLGPRVSINARASLDGGAAGIRIGEGTRIATGATLYGFDHGIAPDRPVREQPVTSRGLVIGADVWVGANAGITDGVTVGDHAVVAMGAVVTRDVPAWAIVAGVPARVVGDRRQRPRSGAPGGWEPEDGA from the coding sequence GTGGACCTGGACGCGCTTCGCCGTGAGCAGCACAAGCGCCGGCTCTCCTGGATGCCGTGGCTCTACTTCGTCCTCAAGCCCCGCCACCGCGAATGGGCGGATGCCTGGCAGCGCGAGGTGCAGGCGCTGCTGCGCGAACTGGAGACGGTGGAAATCGCGGAGGGGTGCTTCATCGCCCCGGAGGCGCGCATCTTCGCCGAGCCCGGACGCACCATCTCCATCGGCCCCGGGTGCAGCATCGCCGCGGATGTCTTCCTCCACGGCCCCGTGACACTCGGGCCCCGGGTGAGCATCAACGCCCGGGCCAGCCTGGACGGCGGCGCCGCGGGCATCCGCATCGGCGAGGGCACCCGCATCGCCACCGGGGCCACCCTCTACGGCTTCGACCACGGCATTGCCCCGGACCGGCCCGTGCGCGAGCAACCCGTCACCTCGCGGGGGCTCGTCATCGGCGCGGACGTGTGGGTGGGGGCCAATGCCGGCATCACGGACGGTGTCACCGTGGGGGACCACGCCGTGGTGGCCATGGGGGCCGTCGTCACCCGGGATGTGCCAGCGTGGGCCATTGTCGCGGGCGTGCCGGCCCGCGTCGTAGGGGACCGGCGGCAGCGGCCCCGCTCAGGTGCTCCGGGTGGATGGGAGCCCGAAGACGGAGCGTGA